GGATTCCCATTGTCTTTCGCGCAAACATCAAACGTATATAACTGTTTAGTTTCGTAATCTAGTTTTCCATTCACTGTGATTTCGCCAGAATCCGCATTTACACTAAAAGCTGATCTTACTGGTTCAGGCGTGTGCGCACCGAAAAAATATTGTATTTCACTATTAAGACCTTCATCCAAGTCAGTggcttttattttaattacacTAGTGCCAACAGTGGCACCTTCTGAAACAAATGCTTTGTATGCAGCAACCTCAAATTTTGGTTCGTTGTCATTTATGTCTTGAACAATTATGTTCAGTAAGCATGTACCAGATTTTACTGGATTACCACCATCCAGGGCTGTTAATATTAGCTTGTGTATGGACTGTTTTTCTCTATCTAAAGGCTTTTCTACGACAAGCTCCGGTATCATTCTTCCatcttttaaagtttttacattAAGACGGAAAAAATTGTTATTGCTTAGAGTATAAGTCTTTAGGCTATTGCCGCCAACATCGAGGTCCTCTGCGCTTTCAAGGGTAAATCGTGCTCCTGGAGCAACTGATTCATGTATTTGTACGATGCCATCTTTTGTGCGGAAGTTTGGTGCATTGTCATTTATGTCTTGTATTTCTATCTCGACCCTATGCATTTGTAATGGATTCTCAATAACAATTTGCAATGGCAATAAACAACTGGCGCTTTGTCCACAAAGCGTCTCTCTGTCTATTCTGCCATTAACTACCAATTCACCCTTCCCTGAATCCACACCGAAATATTGTTCATTGGACGCAGATGCTATCTGTAACTTACGCTCGTCGATATCTGAAATGTCAAAACCAAGATCCTTAGCAATGTTCCCAACGACAGATCCTTCCTTTAACTCCTCAGGTATTGTGTAGCGAATTTGAGCTCCAACGGTAATCCACAATAGACAGAAACCGAACAGCCAAGGCGCTGCCCATTTCCAATCGCCGCTCCTCCTGCGTCTCATTTCTTTGCTAAGCTTGATATCCCATCAATAAATGTTTCTTATATGTCCACACATAATAAAGCGTGTTTtctcattttcaaaaaaaatacgTGAAGCCTACTCATCGCTTCGTCCTCATCATAAACCGGTGCATGTTTCCTCTGACTCTACAGCTCTCATCATACTCCTCCTCTTACTGGGGGAGGGAGTAGATCCTTTTGTGCGGTCTAATACATGATTGGTACAGAGCTCAGCGCTCTCTCGTCCAATAGATGATTTTCTGTTTTCCTGGCATAACCAGGCCACTGTCGTTTGTGTTAAGCGGCATCTGTTGGTGAATTGTGCTTTTCGCACATGTAGCTCGGCTACTATGAATTGTTTGctactttttaaatatttgcgTTAATGCAAGGTCCAAGCTACAAAGTATTAGCATTCAAAAATAGCGTTATATAGCCTATTGAACATTTGGAATTGTTTAATTGTGCTGTTAAAATTCGCTAGGGAAACTTACTTTATGCTACTAATATTAAATTATCTAATCATTTAGATCTGTATTTATGCAGATTCTTTTAAGAGCTAAGTTTCCACATTTTTTAggatattttatttaacatcaAACGAATTTACTGTGCAGCAACGTTTGTATTCAAACCAAAATTTGGAACTAAAAACCAGAAGAGCTACCAGGTCTAAGGGTCCTGAAATAAGAATGAAACTTTTGCAATTATGTTTGTCTTTTAAACATAATGCGAAAGTGCCCCTAAAGACGAATTACCAACCAGGCTTAACGTTCTTAAGCATTTCCAAATGTATTTCAAGAAATAATGCATTTATTGTTTTTCATTAACGATAGTCTCTCCCGTTTTGACTATGCCTAGAAACACAATATACACAAAACATGgctgcaaaaaaaaagaaagaaaataaatgcgCATTGTTTAAACTACTCCATAAGCCTGCGTTTCAAGTCTGTTCGGACGTTTATATCTCCTATGGTGACTAAACTTATATTTTGAAATCATTATTGTTACGAACACCCTTTTTGGCAGGCAGTAAGCAATGTTTATCAAAGCTTATCGACGAACACACAAAGTTATGCCCCAATGTCTGCATAATCAGGGCgattatacatttttgtttccCAGCAATTTTGTTTACTTATTCTCTAAAGTAAAGCACACTTAGGTTACcaaccaaaaaataaatacatcttACAGGGGATCATATTCTATGCAGCCCAAAACTCTGCTGATGCACATCAAGCTGTCCTTTCAATAATTGTATGACACTTTTAAATTAATGTGTACACGCGTAATACGTAAAACTACGCTGTAAGTCATAATTCTTATAGAGTACATATTCACGGTCCCATAGTCTCGGgaagataaaaaaaattgtccatTCAGGTGAGATAGCTGCATATACCAAAATTTGCCAGGCTCATTGCAGCTTTTTAGTTTTTTCAAGAACCGCATGTTGTCTAAAAAGAGAGCATTACTGTATATGCAGTTCCAAACATATGTCATAAAAATATTTGGTGCTTATTTTATCTGGATGGAGCGCAGCTCTAAAGGTGAATAGATTCAACTAGTCTCCTTTATTATCAGTATTGTTGCAGAAAAAGCAACTTTTGTAACATATAATGAGCGACATTATGTTCAATGTAAAGAACGCATTGCAGCTCTGACATGAAACCTCAGTAAGAAAGACACAGAAATAAAAAGTTTCCGCTTTTAACTGGAAAGCTCACTCACAGCGCTGTCCGTGGTTCTGAACTGAACCACAGTCACTTACTTAAATTAGATTTGTGCACTGTTTCTAAAACTGATAATGTGCAACTCTCCATTGATGTTGAGTTAATTACATATTATTCTTTGTCTCACCTGTTGGCTCTCGAATGTCCACGCGCTGTCTGGTAATGACGCATCAAGCACGTTTAGCGTGTCTGTAAAGTTTGTGGTGCTGCTGGGCTTAACGAGGGTAAAATCACTGAATTCTGACATTGGAGAGAGATAGGAGCCGAAAGACTGACTTTGAGACATCATGTCACCTCCCAGAACCTCCACATACTTAATGGGTCCGTCAGTGTTGAGCTGGATCTGTAGATTTCTGTTGGGATTCGTATATCCAGAATGTGTTCGCCTAATACAGCAGCTTGAGCTGCCACCACTACCTCGTGCGCATTTCACCAGTAAGATGAAAAATGTCATCAGACACAACAAAGATACAGAAGCCAAAGAGATGATCAGATATAATGTGATTTTGCCGGTTTTCTTATCCACGTCCGGTCTGATCTTACGATTGTCTGAAACAGGCTCATGAAACCCGTCCTCTAGTATAATATCCACTGTAACTGTGGTGGACTGGATTGGCTCTCCATTATCCTTTATCTCTATTACCAGTCTTTGAGATGAGTCATCCTGCTCTGAAACAGAGCGTTTAGTCCTCACCTCTCCTGTATGTAAATTCACATTAAACAAAGAAGAGTCCGTGGCCTCCGCGAGCCTGTAGAAAATCCAGGCGTTATGACCAGAGTCAGCGTCCACTGCTGTTACCTTAGTAACAAGATGTCCTACTTTAGCAGAACGGGGCATCCGCTGATGTGAGACAGATCCCGTTACTGTGGAGGGATAAATGACGGCTGGTGCATTATCGTTCTGGTCCAGAACAAATACATGCACCGTGGCGTTGCTACTCAGAGATGGCGACCCATGATCTTTAGCCTGCACCACAACACTGAGAAGTTTTACTTTCTCATAATCAAATGAGCTCATGCTGTAAATAGTCCCATTTTCtgaatttatataaaaataagatGATGCTGGCACGTGATCTGAATTTAAATCCAGAATAGAGTACGTCACTATAGCGTTATTACCTTGGTCAATATCAGTAGCAGCTACAGAAAACAATGAAACACCTGCCTGgttattttcttttatattaatgttataCGAAGACCGTGAGAACAGTGGAGCATTGTCATTCacatcaaatatttttatatttatagttTTCGCACTTTCTAATGGTGGTACACCGGAGTCCCTGGCCTGTATTAATACATTATATTCAGATTGAACCTCGCGGTCTAAAAAAGATTTAGTTATCAACGAATAATGGTTAAGAAAAGAGGGTTTCAATTTAAAAGGAACATTCGGAGAAACAAATAGCTCAACTTTGCCATTATCACCGGAATCCATATCTTTTACTTTAATCAGAGCTACTACAGTATCAACTGTCGCGTTTTCGGGTACAGGACTCGGTGAAGACGTCAGGATAATTTCTGGGGGATTGTCATTCATATCTATGATATCAATTTGGACAGCTGACTGCCCCTCTAACCTTGGATTGCCGTTGTCTTTCGCGCAAACATCAAATGTATATAACTGTTTAGTTTCGTAATCTAGTTTTCCATTCACCGTGATTTCTCCGGTGTCAGCGTTTACACTAAAAGCTGATCTTACTGGTTCAGGCGTGTGCGCACCGAAAAAATACTGTACTTCACTATTAAGACCTTCATCCAAGTCAGTggcttttattttaattacacTAGTGCCAGCAGTTGCCCCTTCTATAACAGATGCTTTGTATGCAGCAACCTCAAATTTGGGTTCGTTGTCGTTTATGTCTTGAACAATTATGTTCAGTAAGGATGTGCCAGACTTGACTGGATTACCACCATCCAGGGCTGTTAATATTAGCTTGTGTATGGACTGCTTTTCTCTATCTAAAGGCTTTTCTACTACAAGCTCCGGTATCATTCTTCcatcttttaaaggttttacaTTGAGACGAAAAAAATTGTTATTGCTTAGAGTATAAGTCTTTAGGCTATTGCCGCCAACATCGAGGTCCTCGGCGCTTTCAAGAGTAAACCGTGCGCCTGGAGCAATTAATTCGTTTATTTCTAATGTACCTTCTTTTGTGTGAAAGCTTGGTGCATTGTCATTTATGTCTTGTATTTCTATCTCGACCCTATACATTTGTAATGGATTCTCAATAACGATCTGCAATGGCAATAAACAACTGGCGCTTTGTCCACAAAGCGTCTCTCTGTCTATTCTGCCATTAACCACCAATTCACCCTTCCCTAAATCCACACCAAAATATTGTTCATTGGACTCAGATGCTATCTGCAACTTACGCTCGGCGATATCTGAAACGTCAAAACCAAGATCTTTAGCAATGTTCCCAACGACAGATCCTTCCTTTAACTCCTCAGGTATTGTGTAGCGAATCTGAGCTCCAACGGTAATCCACAATAGACAGAAACCGAACAGCCGAGGCGCTGCCCATTTCCAATCGCCGATCCTCCTGCGTCTCATTTCGTTGCTAAGCTTGATATCCCATCAATAAATGTTTCTTATATGTCCACACATGAATAAAGcgtttttcacattttcaaaaaaatacgtCTATTCATCGCTTCGTCCTCATCACAACCCGTTCATGTTTCCTCTGACTCTATAGCTCTCATCATACTCCTCCTCTCGCTGGGGGAGGGAGTAGATCCTTTTGTGTGGTCTAATACAAGATTGGTACAGAGCTCAACACTCTCTTGTCCAATAGATGGCTTCCTGTTCTTTTTTTCAGTCGTATAACCAGACCtctgtttttttgtgttcagctgGCGGTGTAGTGTGCTCTATaatatattgtattttatacTTTGACGGTCAAATATTTGTGTAGAAGGTTCAAGTTACAGATTATCATTTATACACCATCGAAAGCCTTTGTAATTGTGTTGTAAACATTCGCTGAAAGAATTCGTCTGCTACTACACTTTCAGCGTGTTACCATTTGTATTTGTACAGCCTTGAATAAGAGCTAATTtatatattctttaaaaaaagaaagaacttGTGTTGATGTTCGCTGTCCAAAATGGTGGTGCTGAACAGAGGCCGTTGTATATGGTCAGTGAATAATCAAAGCAGCTCCGACATAAGCTCCCATATATAATGTTATAAttacaatatatatttattgtttaaaaaatttattacattttatatttatttcttatagatttatagatttttattatagatttaaaaaaagaaaggtcCCACTGTCTCAGTTTCAGACATACCCGAAGGTTACTGCAAACATGAAAGTTAAAAATTAAGGCCCGATTTCACAGACAAAGTTTGGCTTACGCCAGCACTATGCCTTATTTAAATTAGTAAATTTAAGTCGCTTTAATAAAAAGTCACTtagaaaaaacattactggtttGCATCTTAAGGTTAAAACATTAACaatgacatattttaacatatgtcatggcaatatattttttgttaagaCACcttaaacattcattttagtTTGGGACTAGCCTTTAGCCTTAGGTCTGTGAAACCGGGAAAAAGTTTCTCAATTTAGGCGTTGACTTCTACATTTTACAAATGTGACAGTTCTTTAATTGGCTTAAGGAATATCTTATCTTCATAGCAATTCTTTAACTAAAATAGTTGGATGTACCAACGATTCCTAAGCTCATGGCATAGTGTTTTAATTATAGTTTCTAATGTCTTGCATGAGCACAACTGTAGTTTtcgttttgtttacattatttgCGTATTTCATCCAGATGGAGCGCAGCTTCCAGCTAAAAGTGAACAAATTCAACTaattcctcaaaaaaaaaaaaaaaaaaggttcaaACAATTTGCAAAACATTTAATGCGCGAATTTATGTAATGCAATATAACCTtattaagaaagaaaaaaaaacttttctgtTAAAAGACCGAAAAGCAGACTCATGGCGCTGTCCATGGTTCTGAACTGAACAACAGCAGCTATAATACACCATTGATGcagatttaatgacattttattttttatctcacCTGTTGACTCTCGAACGTCCACGCGCTGTCTGGTAATGACGCATCAAGCACGTTAAGCGTGTCTGTAAAGTTTGTAGTGCTGTTGGTCTTAACGAGGGTAAAATCACTGAATTCTGACATTGGAGAGAGATAGGATCCAAAAGACTGACTTTGAGACATCATGTCACCTCCTAGAACCTCTACATACTTAATTGGTCCGTCAGTGTTGAGCTGGATCTGGAGATTTCTGTTGGGATTGGAATATCCAGAATTTGTTCTCCTAATACAGCAGCTTGAGCTGCCACTACTACCTCGTGCACATTTTACCAGTAAGATGAAAAATGTCATCAGACACAACAAAGATACAGAAGCCAACGAGATGATCAGATATAATGTGATTTTGCCGGTTTTCTTGTCGACTTCCGATCTGATTTTACGGTTGTCGGAAATGGGCTCATGAAACCCGTCCTCTAGTATAATATCCACGGTAACAGTGGTGGACTGGATTGGCTCTCCGTTATCCTTTATCTCTATTACCAGTCTTTGAGATGAGTCATCCTGCTCTGAAACAGAGCGTTTAGTCCTCACCTCTCCTGTATGTAAATTCACATTAAACAGAGACGCGTCCGTGGCCTCCGCGAGCCTGTAGAAAATCCAGGCGTTATGACCCGAGTCAGCGTCCACTGCTGTTACCTTAGTAACAAGATGTCCTGTTTTAGCAGAACGGGGCATCTTCTGATGTGAGACGGACCCCGGTACTGTGGAGGGATAAATGACGGCTGGTGCATTATCGTTGTTGTCCAGAATAAACACATGAACCGTGGCGTTACTGCTGAGAGATGGCGACCCATGATCTTTAGCCTGCACTACAACACTAAACAATTTGACTTTTTCATAATCAAATGAGCTCATGCTGTACATAGTTCCATTCTCggaattaatataaaaataagatGATGCTGGCACGTGATATGAATTTAAATCCATTATTGAATACGTCACTATAGCGTTTTTATCTTGGTCAATATCAGTAGCAGTTACAGAAAACAATGAAACACCTGCCTGgttattttcttttatataaatgttataCGAAGACTGTGAGAATAGTGGGGGATTGTCGTTTACATCAAGAACTTTAACGTTTACCGTCGCCACAGATTTTAAGGGTGGTACACCGGAGTCTGTGGCTTCTATTTCAACGTTATATTCAGAATAAACCTCACGGTCTAAAAAAGAGTCAGTAATTAACGAATAGTGGTTATCAAAAGATAGTTTCAATTTGAAAGGCGCACCGGGAGAGATGAATAGGTTAATTTTTCCATTTTCACCGGAGTCCAAATCTTTAACGTTAATTAGAGCTACTACAGTACCAATAGTTGCGTTTTCAGGCACAGGGTTTGGTAAAGATGTCAGGATAATTTCTGGAGGATTGTCATTCTCATCTATGATATCAATCTGAACAGACGACTGCCCCTGTAGCTCTGGATTCCCTTTGTCTTTCGCACAGACATCAaaattatatgaatgtattGTTTCGTAATCTAGGTTTCCAATTACTGCTATTTCACCCGTTTCAGCGTCGACACTAAAAGCGGTTCTTACAGTTTCAGGCGAGTGCgcacaaaacaaatattgtatttCACCATTGAGACCTTCATCCAAGTCAGTCGCTTTAATTTTTATCACACTTGAACCAACAATGGCGCTTTCCAGAATAGATGCTTTGTATCCAATAACTTCAAATATTGGTTCGTTGTCATTTACATCTTGAACAATTATCTGCAATACACGCGTGCCTGATTTGACTGGATTGCCACCATCTAATGCTGTTAATATAAGCTTATGTATAGATTGTTTCTCTCTGTCTAGAGGTTTTTCAACCACAAGTTCTGGTACCTTTCTTCCATTTTTAAGAGTTTTTACGTTCAGACGAAAAAAAtcgttgttgtttaatatgtaGGACTTCAAGCTATTGCTACCAACATCTTGATCTTCAGCACTTTCAAGAGTAAATCGTGCGCCTGGAGCTATCAATTCAGGTATTTCTAATGTGCCATCTTTTGTTTGGAAGTTTGGTGCGTGGTCATTTATGTCTTGTATTTCTATTTCTACCTTATGCAACTGTAATGGATTCTCAATAACG
This window of the Paramisgurnus dabryanus chromosome 10, PD_genome_1.1, whole genome shotgun sequence genome carries:
- the LOC135779723 gene encoding protocadherin gamma-C5-like isoform X2, whose amino-acid sequence is MRHGRIGRWKQAALWLFDFCLLWITVGAQIRYTIPEELKEGSVVGNIAKDLGFDIADIAERKLRIASETNKQYFAVDSEKGELVVNGRIDRETFCGQSASCLMSLQIVIENPLQLHKVEIEIQDINDHAPNFQTKDGTLEIPELIAPGARFTLESAEDQDVGSNSLKSYILNNNDFFRLNVKTLKNGRKVPELVVEKPLDREKQSIHKLILTALDGGNPVKSGTRVLQIIVQDVNDNEPIFEVIGYKASILESAIVGSSVIKIKATDLDEGLNGEIQYLFCAHSPETVRTAFSVDAETGEIAVIGNLDYETIHSYNFDVCAKDKGNPELQGQSSVQIDIIDENDNPPEIILTSLPNPVPENATIGTVVALINVKDLDSGENGKINLFISPGAPFKLKLSFDNHYSLITDSFLDREVYSEYNVEIEATDSGVPPLKSVATVNVKVLDVNDNPPLFSQSSYNIYIKENNQAGVSLFSVTATDIDQDKNAIVTYSIMDLNSYHVPASSYFYINSENGTMYSMSSFDYEKVKLFSVVVQAKDHGSPSLSSNATVHVFILDNNDNAPAVIYPSTVPGSVSHQKMPRSAKTGHLVTKVTAVDADSGHNAWIFYRLAEATDASLFNVNLHTGEVRTKRSVSEQDDSSQRLVIEIKDNGEPIQSTTVTVDIILEDGFHEPISDNRKIRSEVDKKTGKITLYLIISLASVSLLCLMTFFILLVKCARGSSGSSSCCIRRTNSGYSNPNRNLQIQLNTDGPIKYVEVLGGDMMSQSQSFGSYLSPMSEFSDFTLVKTNSTTNFTDTLNVLDASLPDSAWTFESQQQKPPNPDWRFPPNQRPGPSGQHRFHTLQQRWTPYEKSRAGAHPDGAGAGPGVIAGTGPWPNPPTEAEQLQALMAAANASEATATLGPRYNPQYGPDYRQNVYIPGSTATLTANPQQQVLQQALPPPQALPPTEAPKAAQTPASKKKPTKKDKK
- the LOC135779723 gene encoding protocadherin gamma-C5-like isoform X24, with product MRHGRIGRWKQAALWLFDFCLLWITVGAQIRYTIPEELKEGSVVGNIAKDLGFDIADIAERKLRIASETNKQYFAVDSEKGELVVNGRIDRETFCGQSASCLMSLQIVIENPLQLHKVEIEIQDINDHAPNFQTKDGTLEIPELIAPGARFTLESAEDQDVGSNSLKSYILNNNDFFRLNVKTLKNGRKVPELVVEKPLDREKQSIHKLILTALDGGNPVKSGTRVLQIIVQDVNDNEPIFEVIGYKASILESAIVGSSVIKIKATDLDEGLNGEIQYLFCAHSPETVRTAFSVDAETGEIAVIGNLDYETIHSYNFDVCAKDKGNPELQGQSSVQIDIIDENDNPPEIILTSLPNPVPENATIGTVVALINVKDLDSGENGKINLFISPGAPFKLKLSFDNHYSLITDSFLDREVYSEYNVEIEATDSGVPPLKSVATVNVKVLDVNDNPPLFSQSSYNIYIKENNQAGVSLFSVTATDIDQDKNAIVTYSIMDLNSYHVPASSYFYINSENGTMYSMSSFDYEKVKLFSVVVQAKDHGSPSLSSNATVHVFILDNNDNAPAVIYPSTVPGSVSHQKMPRSAKTGHLVTKVTAVDADSGHNAWIFYRLAEATDASLFNVNLHTGEVRTKRSVSEQDDSSQRLVIEIKDNGEPIQSTTVTVDIILEDGFHEPISDNRKIRSEVDKKTGKITLYLIISLASVSLLCLMTFFILLVKCARGSSGSSSCCIRRTNSGYSNPNRNLQIQLNTDGPIKYVEVLGGDMMSQSQSFGSYLSPMSEFSDFTLVKTNSTTNFTDTLNVLDASLPDSAWTFESQQQKPPNPDWRFPPNQRPGPSGAGAHPDGAGAGPGVIAGTGPWPNPPTEAEQLQALMAAANASEATATLGPRYNPQYGPDYRQNVYIPGSTATLTANPQQQVLQQALPPPQALPPTEAPKAAQTPASKKKPTKKDKK